ATCTCTCACGAGGCACCGAGGGAGCAGCGCAAAAATCCAGACCATCGCCATAAGCGGATATGAGGGGTTTCAATGTCAGGCCATAGCAAATGGGCAACAATCAAGCATAAAAAAGGCGCAGCCGATGCCAAGCGCGGCAAGGTCTTCACCCGCCTGATCAAGGAAATTACCATCGCAGCCAAGGGCGGCGGCGGAGACCCCGACGGTAACCCGCGCCTGCGCACCGCCATCCTCGCCGCCAAGGCCGAGAACATGCCCGCCGACAACATCAAGCGTGCCATCCAGCGCGGCACGGGCGAGCTTGAAGGCCTCTCCTACGACGAGATCACCTACGAGGGCTACGGCCCCGGCGGCGTCGCCGTCATCGTCGACGTGCTGACCGACAACAAGAACCGCGCGGTCTCCGAGGTCCGGCACGCCTTCTCGAAGAACGGCGGCAACCTCGGCGCCGAGGGCGCGGTCGCCTGGATGTTCTCGAAGAAGGGCGTCATCTCCATCGAGAAGGATGAGGCCAGCGAGGACAAGCTCATGGAGATCGTCCTCGAGTCGGGAGCCGAGGACCTGAACGACGAGGGCGACACCT
This is a stretch of genomic DNA from Granulicella sp. WH15. It encodes these proteins:
- a CDS encoding YebC/PmpR family DNA-binding transcriptional regulator, whose protein sequence is MSGHSKWATIKHKKGAADAKRGKVFTRLIKEITIAAKGGGGDPDGNPRLRTAILAAKAENMPADNIKRAIQRGTGELEGLSYDEITYEGYGPGGVAVIVDVLTDNKNRAVSEVRHAFSKNGGNLGAEGAVAWMFSKKGVISIEKDEASEDKLMEIVLESGAEDLNDEGDTWEILCDPKDFEAVVEALKAAKIPTQTAEVTKIASTYTKLEGSQANAMIRLLETIEDLDDTQNVYSNFDFDEASLS